A genome region from Chryseobacterium sp. G0186 includes the following:
- a CDS encoding MFS transporter translates to MGLIILQLSEAKITYGELGFLESFKDLPIAFISLFAVSFINKTGAKKALISALAIVGFCSCLLPFIEVFWFYKVWFAIIGACFAIGKICVFGIIRNNISDEKSLAKTMNSVEASFMIGIFAVNTGFGWLISSQYSEFWKFGFLLIAALCAVTIFLLLRAEITESKPSENKSLFKELSGFTTPAVVLFLGVAFFIVFVEQGFNSWLPSFYKNHLKVNSFFALQATSFLSLFSYAGRTITANVIRRFSLSGYYITCISLIIALLLIILGVQYFDSEDSRLILFLFPVVGLFLSPLYPVINSKMIAQVNKEKINLFTSLIVIFSSLGSSVSSIIMALLFGKQLLNFYPLYILFSVILLFVISLVYFNVSKRK, encoded by the coding sequence ATGGGGTTAATTATTCTGCAGCTTTCGGAGGCAAAAATCACCTATGGGGAACTGGGATTTCTGGAATCATTCAAGGATTTACCGATTGCTTTTATCTCTCTTTTTGCGGTAAGCTTCATCAACAAAACCGGAGCAAAAAAAGCATTGATCTCAGCATTGGCTATTGTAGGATTCTGCTCATGTCTTCTTCCTTTTATAGAGGTATTTTGGTTTTATAAGGTATGGTTTGCCATTATCGGAGCATGCTTTGCCATTGGTAAAATCTGTGTATTTGGGATCATCAGGAATAATATTTCGGATGAAAAATCACTGGCAAAAACCATGAACAGTGTAGAGGCTTCTTTTATGATAGGAATTTTTGCGGTCAACACCGGTTTTGGGTGGCTCATCTCCAGTCAGTATTCTGAATTCTGGAAATTTGGGTTTCTATTGATAGCTGCTTTGTGTGCTGTGACCATATTCCTGCTTTTAAGAGCAGAAATAACCGAGTCTAAACCATCAGAGAACAAAAGTCTTTTCAAAGAATTGTCCGGCTTCACTACCCCTGCCGTTGTCCTATTTTTGGGAGTTGCCTTTTTTATTGTTTTTGTAGAACAGGGTTTCAATTCATGGTTGCCCTCATTTTATAAAAACCATCTGAAAGTTAATTCTTTTTTTGCCCTTCAGGCTACTTCATTCCTTTCTCTTTTTTCCTATGCGGGAAGAACCATTACAGCCAATGTCATTCGCAGATTTTCATTATCGGGCTACTATATTACATGCATCTCTTTAATCATTGCCTTATTGCTTATTATTTTAGGAGTTCAGTATTTTGATTCTGAAGATTCCAGGCTGATTCTCTTTTTATTTCCGGTTGTAGGGTTATTTTTGTCACCACTCTACCCTGTTATTAATTCAAAAATGATTGCACAGGTCAATAAGGAAAAGATCAATCTGTTTACTTCTCTTATTGTTATTTTTTCTTCCCTGGGCAGCTCTGTAAGCTCTATTATTATGGCTTTGCTGTTTGGAAAACAATTATTAAATTTTTATCCGTTATATATATTATTTTCTGTAATTCTTCTTTTTGTGATTAGTTTAGTGTATTTTAACGTCTCAAAAAGAAAATAG
- a CDS encoding TonB-dependent receptor plug domain-containing protein, producing the protein MVNEPISRIKFQIFFFLFLFLTTTAVKSQEQHISILFEVKDIDFKPVKNAEIKLESDQNRSTTNTNEKGISSINLIPGKYKIEIRSNGNLSYSNNITVTKPETFSIFLTERVNRIEEVVITAKEGKGLTSSSIISQRAMQHLQPSSFTDLLELLPGGRSTDPVLNQVNKIHIRETGNPGNDYNTSSMGTTFLVDGAPLNSGSNLQYTYDFLDKTNNGLKRRLNMTSGVDMRSVSTDQIEKVEVLRGIPSVIYGNLTSGIVKITNKSGYTKWKARFKADGYSKLFAVSKGFEDKEHNLKINSGIDYLNAKSDPRDRLENYKRITANFALVKEKKHNTGTSRWQTNLIYTTSLDGSKSDPDVDLSELNSYEVNNHLLSLSNTFNYTKNEPGFYRSTEIQATINQRFDKIKQTKFIQLENATAFPLSRTEGEHDGYYPEARYISNYTVDGKPLDVFVKMINNFQLDLKSFKNEFNAGFDWQLSKNWGDGQLFDIYKPIDPKSTFRPRAYRDIPSYVTSALFLESISTMDVGQHKLTLALGLRGNLMMNLPSHFKMNGKVYPDPRANLQWELPSFNLMQKKAQIALTLGYGKQSLFPDLSLVYPELIYKDIQQLNYFHNNPNYRRVNYKTIIYNPQNPQIEPAMNEKFEARLDFSLGAHQLSVTAFKENMHNAFRTMNEYALYQYKKYDTSGLHHDAITSPLDVNTLPYQTVSENFTYATQRNGSRIDKEGVEFQYSSNRIPVINTRFTLNGAWFRTKYGNSLPVYRGRDLTINGRPYPYLGLYEGMEPSSVNEVLNTNLMLDTYIPKLDLIFSSSIQFSWYSMRKMDPMSGVPSHYVNQDGVVLPFDPDAVKGTILENLIIAQNNALYNASRRPLETSLNLKVTKSFRNKTVVVSMFANRLFSYYAPYSTNGITINRKGAYDPYFGMEINFNL; encoded by the coding sequence ATGGTAAATGAACCCATATCTCGTATTAAATTTCAAATTTTCTTTTTCTTATTTCTTTTTCTTACCACTACAGCAGTTAAGTCACAGGAACAGCATATCTCCATTCTGTTTGAAGTAAAAGACATTGATTTTAAACCTGTTAAGAATGCTGAAATAAAACTTGAATCTGATCAAAACAGATCTACAACAAATACCAATGAAAAAGGGATCTCATCAATCAATCTTATTCCCGGGAAATATAAAATAGAAATCCGTAGCAATGGAAATCTTAGCTATTCCAACAACATAACAGTCACAAAACCTGAAACATTTTCTATTTTCCTTACAGAAAGAGTTAACAGGATTGAAGAAGTTGTCATTACAGCAAAGGAAGGAAAGGGGCTTACCTCTTCATCCATTATCAGTCAGCGTGCCATGCAGCACTTACAGCCGTCCAGTTTTACAGATCTTTTGGAACTGCTTCCTGGTGGAAGATCCACAGATCCTGTGCTGAATCAGGTTAATAAAATACACATCAGGGAAACAGGTAACCCGGGTAATGACTATAACACTTCCTCCATGGGAACAACCTTTCTGGTGGATGGAGCCCCCTTAAATTCAGGGTCTAATCTTCAGTATACCTATGATTTTTTGGATAAAACCAATAATGGGCTTAAAAGAAGGCTTAATATGACAAGCGGTGTAGATATGCGAAGTGTGTCCACAGACCAGATCGAAAAGGTTGAAGTTCTGCGCGGAATTCCCTCTGTGATCTACGGAAATTTAACCTCAGGTATTGTGAAAATCACCAATAAATCCGGATATACAAAATGGAAAGCAAGATTCAAGGCAGATGGCTATTCAAAGCTTTTTGCTGTCAGTAAAGGATTTGAAGACAAGGAACATAACCTGAAGATTAATTCAGGTATCGATTATCTGAATGCAAAATCTGATCCCAGAGACCGATTGGAAAACTACAAAAGAATTACAGCCAATTTCGCTTTGGTAAAGGAAAAAAAACATAATACAGGAACTTCAAGATGGCAGACGAACCTTATTTATACCACTTCCCTGGATGGTTCAAAATCTGATCCGGACGTTGATTTGTCTGAGCTAAACTCCTATGAAGTCAACAATCACTTACTCAGCCTATCCAATACTTTCAATTATACGAAAAATGAACCTGGTTTTTACAGATCAACAGAAATTCAGGCTACGATCAATCAACGCTTTGACAAAATAAAGCAGACCAAGTTTATTCAACTGGAAAATGCAACAGCATTTCCTTTGTCTAGAACGGAGGGAGAACATGATGGTTATTATCCTGAAGCCCGATACATTTCCAACTATACGGTAGACGGTAAACCGCTTGATGTATTTGTAAAAATGATTAATAATTTTCAGCTTGATCTGAAATCCTTTAAAAATGAATTCAATGCAGGATTTGACTGGCAATTGAGTAAAAACTGGGGTGATGGGCAGCTGTTTGATATATACAAACCTATAGATCCTAAATCTACTTTCAGACCTCGTGCCTACCGTGACATTCCATCTTATGTTACCTCCGCTTTGTTTCTGGAATCTATCAGCACCATGGATGTAGGACAACATAAACTGACCCTTGCATTGGGATTAAGAGGGAACTTAATGATGAATCTTCCCTCACATTTCAAAATGAATGGAAAGGTTTATCCCGATCCGAGAGCCAACCTTCAATGGGAGCTACCATCGTTTAACCTGATGCAGAAAAAGGCTCAAATCGCCCTTACATTGGGGTATGGTAAGCAAAGTTTATTCCCGGATCTCAGTCTGGTATATCCTGAATTGATATATAAGGACATTCAACAGTTAAATTATTTCCATAATAATCCTAACTACAGAAGAGTCAATTATAAAACCATCATCTATAATCCACAAAACCCGCAAATAGAGCCAGCCATGAATGAAAAATTTGAGGCAAGACTTGATTTCAGTCTGGGAGCGCATCAATTATCCGTAACTGCTTTCAAGGAAAACATGCACAATGCTTTCCGTACCATGAATGAATATGCATTGTATCAGTATAAAAAATATGACACTTCAGGACTTCATCATGATGCCATCACAAGTCCACTGGATGTTAATACACTTCCCTACCAGACTGTAAGTGAAAACTTCACCTACGCTACTCAACGAAATGGCAGCAGGATTGATAAGGAAGGGGTTGAATTTCAGTATTCCTCCAATAGAATTCCGGTCATCAATACCCGATTTACCTTAAATGGAGCATGGTTCCGAACGAAATATGGAAACAGCCTGCCTGTCTACAGAGGACGTGATCTTACCATCAACGGAAGACCTTATCCTTACCTCGGATTATACGAAGGAATGGAGCCCAGTTCGGTCAATGAAGTCCTGAATACAAATCTGATGCTGGATACTTACATTCCAAAGCTGGATCTTATATTTTCATCTTCCATCCAGTTTTCCTGGTATTCTATGAGGAAAATGGACCCTATGAGCGGGGTTCCCAGCCACTATGTAAATCAGGATGGTGTTGTTCTTCCATTTGACCCTGATGCTGTTAAAGGAACTATTCTTGAAAATTTAATTATTGCTCAAAATAACGCCCTTTACAATGCATCAAGGAGACCTTTGGAAACCAGTCTTAATTTAAAGGTTACCAAAAGCTTTAGGAATAAAACGGTGGTAGTATCTATGTTTGCCAACAGGCTTTTCAGCTATTACGCCCCTTATAGTACCAATGGAATTACCATCAACAGAAAGGGAGCTTATGATCCTTATTTCGGGATGGAAATCAACTTCAATTTATAA
- a CDS encoding SusC/RagA family TonB-linked outer membrane protein, which produces MNVKISRSLGVIAVLYFTANFSAQTKKDTVSKENKIEEIVMIGYGGVKKQNLTSAVSTVKADAFDDRPIYSVGQALQGQAAGVNVTQSSGKPGAGIEVKIRGNNSLSSSVSPLYVVDGIQTNDISGINTDDILDMTILKDASSTAIYGINGSSGVVIITTKRGKMGKPQLNFNAYWGFSKTMKNIDVLNQDQYRSLLGDIKLNGGGDYLSTASNPRYAGINTDWTKEVFQTGFDQNYNVNYAFGNESVKAYAALGYQDIDGVIKPARFQRTSAKMNLDAVILPWLKLNSTVNYFITNLTNTNDNLSTARGGVVLSAFNTPTFLPVYGNQVMMNLSDPEIYDPTTGAIKDGYKPGQYAPNPYQSSWENPVAYQSRKDKTLTQRFLSNLGLEVRLLKDLTWKPSVSFDMIDSRNTKFTDGYQTSYGRSKFGIGSQEFSQFQEYNFENTLNYTLKRSIHDFSLLGGIQINERNFQSKYYGGDNFPNDTFNFSYDLAKNQSYDIRKEILRQVSFFGRALYTLNGKYTVMGVFRQNGNSALAPGNKWGFFPGVSASWLISKENFLADSKLISELKLRGGWGKTGNASAIPAYSHFNLYNPFWTNGIPVYTNSQSDSGDLAWETTTDTNVGLDLGLLSNRIRFSIDAYQRKTDNLIAPFDIGPQKLRIYRNIGSLENKGLELSLNTINIKNENFSWNTSFNISFTNNKITHLNKELRTIPAASIEGMGTLVRFEEGQPLGTFYGYQTSGVNPDNGDMMYVNASGNVVSYKDLKPEDRRYIGNPNPDFTFGFSNNFKYKNWYLDMLITGSVGNDIYNATRFDLEMMNDYKNQSTAVLNRWTTAGQMTDVPRANSASAQFISDRFVEDGSYLKLKAVTLGYNFMSPFKGVSKLNVYVTGQNLFTITNYSGMDPEVNAFSPNNGTSGAERAVFGIDYGTYPQVRTFVIGLKANF; this is translated from the coding sequence ATGAATGTAAAAATATCGAGAAGCCTGGGAGTGATTGCCGTCCTCTATTTTACGGCTAACTTTAGTGCCCAAACCAAGAAGGACACGGTTTCGAAAGAAAACAAAATAGAAGAGATTGTAATGATTGGATATGGAGGGGTTAAAAAGCAAAATCTTACGAGCGCTGTCTCCACGGTAAAAGCTGATGCCTTTGATGATCGGCCTATTTACAGTGTAGGGCAGGCATTGCAAGGGCAAGCTGCGGGGGTGAATGTAACCCAGTCCTCTGGAAAGCCCGGAGCAGGGATAGAGGTAAAGATCAGGGGGAACAACTCACTTTCTTCGTCAGTAAGCCCTTTGTATGTGGTGGATGGGATACAGACCAATGACATCAGCGGCATCAATACTGATGATATTCTCGATATGACCATTCTTAAGGATGCATCTTCTACAGCAATTTATGGGATCAATGGTTCCTCCGGAGTTGTGATTATTACAACCAAGAGAGGAAAGATGGGAAAACCTCAGTTGAACTTTAATGCTTATTGGGGATTTTCTAAAACCATGAAAAATATTGATGTTCTTAATCAGGATCAGTATAGATCGTTGCTGGGAGATATCAAGCTGAATGGTGGCGGGGATTACCTTTCTACAGCGAGCAATCCTCGTTATGCAGGGATTAATACAGATTGGACAAAAGAAGTTTTTCAAACAGGTTTTGACCAAAATTATAACGTAAATTATGCCTTTGGTAATGAAAGTGTTAAAGCTTATGCTGCACTTGGCTATCAGGACATTGACGGAGTCATTAAACCCGCAAGGTTTCAAAGGACATCAGCGAAAATGAATCTGGATGCGGTGATCCTGCCATGGTTAAAATTGAATTCAACGGTGAACTATTTTATCACCAATCTTACCAATACTAATGATAACTTGAGTACCGCAAGAGGAGGGGTTGTTTTAAGCGCCTTCAATACCCCTACTTTTCTTCCTGTATATGGAAATCAGGTAATGATGAACCTTTCAGATCCGGAAATATATGATCCGACGACAGGAGCAATAAAAGATGGTTATAAACCTGGGCAGTATGCTCCCAATCCTTACCAATCCTCGTGGGAAAACCCTGTAGCTTACCAATCTAGAAAAGATAAAACACTTACTCAGAGGTTTTTGAGCAATTTGGGGCTTGAAGTAAGGCTCTTAAAAGATCTTACCTGGAAACCTTCCGTTTCTTTTGATATGATAGATTCCAGAAATACTAAGTTTACAGATGGATATCAGACAAGTTATGGAAGATCAAAATTTGGAATAGGTTCTCAGGAGTTCAGCCAATTCCAGGAATATAATTTTGAAAATACGTTGAATTATACCTTGAAGAGATCCATACACGATTTCTCTTTGCTTGGAGGTATTCAGATTAATGAAAGGAACTTTCAGAGTAAATATTATGGTGGTGATAATTTCCCTAATGATACTTTTAATTTTAGCTATGATCTGGCAAAAAATCAAAGCTATGATATCCGTAAAGAAATTTTGAGACAGGTTTCATTTTTTGGAAGAGCCCTTTATACACTTAACGGTAAATATACGGTGATGGGTGTTTTCAGACAAAATGGAAACTCAGCGTTAGCTCCAGGAAATAAATGGGGGTTCTTCCCGGGTGTTTCTGCTTCATGGCTGATTTCAAAAGAAAACTTTCTAGCAGACAGCAAATTGATTAGTGAGTTGAAATTAAGAGGAGGCTGGGGAAAAACAGGAAATGCATCGGCAATTCCGGCCTATTCTCATTTCAACCTTTACAATCCGTTCTGGACTAATGGAATTCCTGTTTATACTAACTCCCAGTCTGACAGTGGAGACCTGGCTTGGGAAACAACAACCGATACTAATGTTGGTTTAGATTTAGGTCTGCTTAGTAACCGTATCAGATTTAGCATTGATGCTTATCAAAGAAAGACAGATAACCTAATTGCTCCATTTGATATAGGACCACAGAAACTTAGAATTTACAGAAATATTGGTTCCCTTGAAAATAAAGGATTAGAATTGTCTCTGAATACAATAAATATTAAAAATGAAAATTTTTCATGGAATACGTCATTTAATATTTCCTTTACAAATAATAAGATAACCCATCTTAATAAGGAGCTTAGAACAATTCCTGCTGCCAGCATTGAGGGAATGGGAACCTTAGTGAGATTTGAAGAGGGGCAGCCTCTTGGAACGTTCTATGGATATCAGACTTCAGGAGTAAACCCTGATAATGGAGATATGATGTATGTAAATGCCAGCGGAAATGTTGTGTCTTACAAGGATCTTAAACCTGAAGACAGAAGATACATAGGAAACCCTAATCCTGACTTTACTTTTGGTTTCAGTAATAATTTCAAATACAAAAACTGGTATCTTGATATGCTGATTACAGGATCAGTAGGAAATGATATTTATAATGCAACAAGGTTTGATCTGGAGATGATGAATGATTATAAAAATCAGTCTACAGCAGTATTAAACCGTTGGACTACTGCCGGGCAAATGACAGATGTACCAAGAGCAAATTCTGCTTCTGCACAATTTATCTCAGATCGTTTCGTGGAAGATGGTTCTTATCTAAAATTGAAAGCAGTAACATTAGGATACAACTTCATGAGCCCCTTCAAAGGCGTTAGCAAATTGAATGTGTATGTGACAGGGCAGAACCTTTTCACCATTACCAATTATTCAGGAATGGACCCTGAAGTTAATGCATTCAGCCCTAACAATGGTACTTCAGGTGCTGAGAGAGCTGTTTTCGGAATAGATTATGGAACCTATCCGCAGGTGAGAACCTTTGTCATCGGATTAAAAGCTAATTTTTAA
- a CDS encoding T9SS type A sorting domain-containing protein: MKKITTFLLGLTAPFYFAQQAGDVVSAEQKLDLTPQGVINFIANNLGQQDAPDFASYLNSFNVGLKGYKITYYTKNENNVLVKATGLLMYPNVGYKLSTVVSDHGTTDSRDNVPSNFKGALTAGFVVELSYVLNGYILMAPDYVGMGTGDGVHPYVDYATEAGATIDFVTAANKVLAQQGIKRYDEYFLAGYSQGAHAAMSTLKRLSISNPGNLKFKYAYMGDGPYDFSGVTLNKGVLEKDFYPFTSFLANVLHTCNNTGFKTYNTDISEVISAEYLDKYNYHVVQDNGGLLWGPVIWRKLFTTNFVNDVTNNPNNKLRQCMKPKDVYDWYNKTPMTLGHSTIDLAIPPENTSKTIDVQRGYYAWWDLNKYKLDSFYWGPIGHVGGILPFTLASNAKFNTLRSGGLLNQWAIAGSIFGKQSANNTQPESTTPLFSSQIKPELGNMELVEITDFNKEKAVSRSVTDHNLSSLKDGVYLLKVLENNESKTIPYIKSTPNEVAENEIIQSESNTLLKLKVDQDELSSINIFDADKNLVSTISKKQYQENGGISLHNLDSQKYTFEVVTTYYNLQFSKTLGSSLSENSADIFTQNRQIKARANNNIKNISIYNISGALVLQQEINSQQFESRNLDSGVYVVQITLSNGKTINKKVKL, encoded by the coding sequence ATGAAAAAAATCACTACTTTTCTATTAGGGCTTACTGCTCCATTCTATTTTGCCCAGCAGGCAGGTGATGTAGTAAGTGCCGAACAAAAACTGGATTTAACTCCACAGGGTGTTATTAATTTTATCGCCAATAATCTTGGCCAACAGGACGCTCCAGACTTTGCAAGTTATCTCAATAGCTTCAATGTAGGTTTAAAAGGTTATAAAATCACCTATTATACCAAAAACGAAAACAATGTTCTTGTAAAGGCTACAGGACTTCTCATGTATCCTAATGTAGGATATAAACTTTCAACGGTTGTATCCGACCACGGAACTACTGACAGTAGGGATAATGTTCCTTCCAATTTTAAGGGAGCTTTAACTGCCGGTTTTGTAGTTGAGCTTTCTTATGTTCTTAACGGTTACATTTTGATGGCTCCTGATTATGTAGGGATGGGAACCGGAGATGGGGTTCATCCTTATGTAGACTATGCTACTGAAGCCGGAGCAACCATAGATTTTGTAACGGCAGCCAATAAGGTATTAGCACAACAGGGTATAAAACGTTATGATGAATACTTTCTGGCAGGTTATTCACAAGGAGCACATGCTGCCATGTCTACTTTGAAAAGATTAAGCATTTCTAATCCAGGCAATCTGAAATTTAAATATGCTTATATGGGTGATGGCCCTTATGACTTTTCAGGAGTTACTTTAAATAAAGGGGTTCTGGAAAAAGATTTCTACCCTTTTACCTCCTTTCTTGCCAATGTACTTCACACCTGTAACAATACAGGGTTCAAAACGTATAACACTGATATTTCGGAAGTCATCTCTGCAGAATATCTCGACAAATACAATTATCATGTTGTTCAGGATAACGGAGGTCTATTATGGGGGCCAGTGATCTGGAGAAAACTTTTCACCACTAATTTTGTCAATGATGTTACTAATAATCCTAATAACAAACTTAGGCAATGTATGAAACCTAAGGATGTGTATGATTGGTATAACAAAACTCCGATGACATTGGGTCATTCAACTATAGATCTAGCCATTCCGCCTGAAAATACTTCCAAAACTATTGATGTACAGCGAGGATACTATGCTTGGTGGGATCTGAATAAATATAAACTGGATTCTTTTTATTGGGGACCAATAGGCCATGTTGGCGGAATTCTGCCGTTCACACTGGCTTCCAATGCTAAATTCAATACCTTGAGAAGCGGAGGTCTTCTCAATCAATGGGCAATAGCAGGATCTATTTTTGGTAAACAATCAGCTAACAATACTCAGCCAGAATCAACAACTCCTTTGTTTTCATCGCAGATCAAACCTGAACTTGGAAATATGGAACTGGTGGAAATTACTGATTTTAATAAGGAAAAAGCAGTCAGCAGATCTGTAACAGACCATAACTTATCTTCTCTAAAAGATGGAGTCTATCTTCTAAAAGTATTGGAAAATAATGAAAGTAAAACGATTCCATATATTAAAAGTACCCCCAATGAAGTTGCTGAAAATGAAATTATACAATCAGAAAGCAATACTCTTTTGAAACTAAAAGTTGATCAGGATGAACTTTCTTCCATTAATATTTTTGATGCCGATAAAAATCTTGTTTCAACCATTTCCAAGAAACAATATCAGGAAAACGGAGGAATCAGTCTGCACAATCTGGATTCTCAGAAGTATACATTTGAAGTTGTAACCACCTATTATAATCTGCAGTTCAGTAAAACTCTTGGAAGCAGCCTATCAGAAAACAGTGCAGATATCTTCACCCAAAACAGACAGATCAAAGCCAGAGCCAATAACAACATTAAAAATATCAGTATATACAATATTTCCGGTGCCCTGGTTCTTCAGCAGGAAATCAACAGCCAGCAATTTGAATCAAGAAATTTAGATTCCGGAGTGTATGTGGTACAGATTACCCTTTCCAACGGGAAAACAATCAACAAAAAAGTTAAACTATAA
- a CDS encoding acyl-CoA dehydrogenase family protein: MSYYPLTSIPDYYGIDALLTEEHKLIRQSVRDWVESFVMPKIDQAAQNHTDLPGLMRELGKIGALGPYIPVEYGGSGLDQISYGLIMQELERGDSAVRSAASVQSSLVMFPINEFGSEEQKMKYLPKLAAGEMIGSFGLTEPNHGSDPGSMETYFKDMGDHYLLNGAKMWITNSPVCDIAVVWAKNEEGKIQGLIVERGMEGFTTPETHNKWSLRASKTGELVFNDVKVPKENLLPGVTGLKGPLSCLNSARYGISWGVIGAAIDCYCTAVQYSKERKQFGNPIGSYQLQQKKLAEFLTEITKAQLLCLQLGHLKNDHKATPAQISMAKRNNVKMAIDIARESRQILGGMGIMGEFPMMRHAANLESVITYEGTHDVHLLITGMDITGINAF; this comes from the coding sequence ATGTCATATTATCCTCTTACAAGCATCCCTGATTATTATGGAATAGATGCTTTACTTACTGAAGAACACAAACTGATCCGTCAATCTGTAAGAGATTGGGTTGAAAGTTTTGTAATGCCGAAGATTGATCAGGCAGCTCAAAATCATACAGATCTTCCTGGTCTAATGAGAGAATTAGGGAAAATCGGGGCATTAGGTCCATATATTCCTGTTGAGTATGGCGGTTCCGGATTAGATCAGATTTCTTATGGTCTTATCATGCAGGAATTGGAAAGAGGAGACTCCGCAGTACGTTCTGCTGCTTCAGTTCAAAGTTCTTTGGTGATGTTTCCAATTAATGAATTCGGGTCTGAAGAACAGAAAATGAAATATCTTCCAAAGCTTGCTGCAGGAGAAATGATTGGTTCTTTTGGATTGACTGAGCCTAACCATGGTTCTGATCCTGGCTCTATGGAAACTTACTTTAAGGATATGGGAGACCATTATCTTTTAAACGGGGCTAAAATGTGGATCACCAATTCGCCTGTTTGCGACATTGCAGTAGTATGGGCAAAGAATGAGGAAGGAAAAATACAAGGATTAATTGTTGAAAGAGGAATGGAAGGCTTCACAACTCCGGAAACACACAATAAATGGAGCTTAAGAGCTTCAAAAACAGGAGAATTGGTATTCAATGATGTAAAAGTTCCGAAAGAAAACCTACTTCCGGGAGTTACAGGATTGAAAGGACCTTTATCTTGTCTGAATTCTGCAAGATATGGAATCTCTTGGGGAGTAATCGGTGCTGCCATCGACTGCTACTGCACTGCTGTTCAATACTCTAAGGAAAGAAAGCAATTTGGTAACCCAATTGGTTCTTACCAGCTTCAGCAGAAAAAACTGGCGGAATTCTTAACGGAAATTACAAAAGCTCAGTTATTATGTCTTCAGTTAGGACATCTTAAAAATGACCATAAAGCAACTCCTGCTCAGATCTCAATGGCTAAGCGTAACAACGTGAAAATGGCAATTGACATTGCAAGAGAATCAAGACAGATCCTAGGAGGTATGGGAATCATGGGTGAATTCCCGATGATGAGACACGCTGCCAATCTGGAATCAGTAATTACCTACGAAGGAACACACGATGTTCACTTGTTAATTACCGGTATGGATATTACGGGAATCAACGCTTTTTAA
- a CDS encoding NUDIX hydrolase, with protein MKIKDTKSKETLRELIDTKDFVAHISVDCTIFGFHNNILKVLLLKYHDLDLWSLPGGFVFNDEDLREAAERVLYERTHLQDLFLKQFHTFGRIDRTENNVHQILLKNKGIEVPEDHWIFQRFITVGYCSLIDFSLANTFPDAFNESCEWFEVNKLPKMAFDHDRVIETGLEYLRMNINTEVAASNLLPEKFTMKDLQALYETILGQKFRRNNFQRKILSLNILERLEKLYDGSANKAPYLYKFKSEVHNSTNQYPISNDEEA; from the coding sequence ATGAAAATTAAAGACACAAAAAGCAAAGAAACACTTCGGGAACTCATTGACACTAAGGATTTCGTTGCCCATATTTCTGTTGACTGTACTATATTCGGCTTTCATAATAACATTTTGAAGGTCTTACTTTTAAAGTATCACGATCTGGATCTATGGTCACTTCCCGGCGGTTTTGTTTTTAATGATGAGGATCTGCGGGAAGCTGCAGAAAGAGTACTCTACGAAAGAACACATCTTCAGGACCTATTTTTAAAACAGTTTCATACATTCGGAAGAATTGACCGTACAGAAAATAATGTCCACCAGATCCTGCTTAAAAACAAAGGAATAGAAGTTCCTGAGGATCACTGGATTTTTCAACGGTTTATTACCGTAGGCTATTGCAGCCTTATCGATTTTTCATTGGCGAATACCTTTCCAGATGCCTTTAATGAAAGCTGCGAATGGTTTGAGGTCAATAAGTTGCCCAAAATGGCTTTCGATCACGACAGGGTTATAGAAACCGGTCTGGAATATCTGAGAATGAATATTAATACTGAAGTGGCAGCAAGTAATCTGCTTCCTGAAAAATTTACCATGAAAGACCTTCAGGCCCTTTATGAAACTATTTTAGGACAAAAATTCAGAAGAAATAACTTCCAGCGAAAAATTTTAAGCCTTAATATTCTTGAAAGACTGGAAAAACTTTATGATGGTTCTGCCAACAAGGCTCCCTACCTTTATAAATTCAAAAGTGAGGTTCATAACTCCACCAATCAGTATCCTATCTCCAATGATGAGGAGGCTTAA